In Spiroplasma chinense, a single window of DNA contains:
- a CDS encoding EAL domain-containing protein codes for MNFISALIACLSYTAITAFVYTVTYGLSRHLFIKIKIYYEIVLGIGLGFISVFGTIVLSLAMGDDKNYLLTILLPIFLFWTALLFISPFATIGVLACNMIALFLFPYLFPLYFGKIESTETAMFVAWGYSICIILYLIGIFWKKIDNWTSWSLITISLLVSGLILMMPKIKSEESANFLMTLMIWLGTGYLTYAYLSIINQIYNHALQLQNVVVYDHQYFLNQANAHEEILKTIQSKKIRHGFYLTYFISNYDLFEKKVSNLIREHVTTSIAQESYEKIKENFEGAVFFKPNYKTFGVFIPANNFKEVSDSESTKNIFIKIEKIVSSISSTFKVDKYKVSVKIKAALSIYGLNSNSLDTLFEFNRSIQNKQASELISTVTLVDPIEYLNERNRTKKILTLNEVVSLNHSSPIFEPIYDLKQRDFGYQYINHMVEGIEIDSNLFKEQKNLISEFGLTTIFTRFLALSGIKSIYRNKINDAYSFIGYDISYLSKKDFDIHEFLSKLKSYKINLSKLILTFDITIEVDDRERLEKNIQSLKEKGIKTAIQEFGSEKADYSLIPIYKPEYIFIEGNVIKKVNLIEENAQIVSNAIKIAKKIDAQVVATKVDTYIIFKALKEMGIELFMGHLIGSGVEPKLEAPAELGFLLNK; via the coding sequence ATGAATTTTATATCAGCGCTTATCGCATGTCTTTCTTATACTGCAATTACAGCTTTTGTTTATACAGTAACATATGGCCTATCAAGACACTTATTTATTAAAATAAAAATATACTATGAAATAGTTTTAGGAATTGGACTTGGTTTTATTTCAGTCTTTGGAACTATTGTTTTGTCATTGGCTATGGGTGATGACAAAAACTATTTACTAACTATTTTATTACCTATATTTTTGTTTTGAACAGCTTTACTGTTTATTTCACCATTTGCAACTATTGGGGTATTGGCTTGTAATATGATAGCTTTATTCTTGTTTCCATATCTTTTCCCACTATACTTTGGAAAAATTGAATCAACAGAAACAGCTATGTTTGTTGCTTGAGGATATTCAATATGTATAATTCTTTATTTAATAGGTATTTTTTGAAAAAAAATTGATAATTGAACATCTTGGTCTTTAATTACAATTTCTCTTTTGGTTTCAGGATTAATTCTTATGATGCCAAAAATTAAATCAGAAGAATCTGCAAATTTTTTAATGACACTAATGATTTGATTGGGTACAGGTTATTTAACCTATGCTTATTTATCAATTATTAATCAAATTTACAATCACGCACTACAACTTCAAAATGTTGTTGTATATGACCACCAATATTTCTTGAACCAAGCAAATGCTCATGAAGAAATATTAAAAACTATTCAAAGTAAAAAAATTAGACATGGATTCTATTTGACTTATTTTATTTCAAATTATGATTTATTTGAAAAGAAAGTAAGTAACTTAATTCGTGAGCACGTTACAACTTCAATAGCTCAAGAGTCTTATGAAAAAATTAAAGAAAACTTTGAAGGGGCTGTATTTTTCAAACCTAACTATAAAACTTTTGGAGTATTTATCCCTGCCAATAACTTTAAAGAAGTTAGTGACAGTGAAAGTACAAAAAATATATTTATTAAAATTGAAAAAATAGTTTCAAGTATTAGTTCAACTTTTAAAGTTGATAAATATAAAGTAAGTGTAAAAATTAAAGCTGCACTTTCAATTTACGGATTAAATTCAAACAGTTTAGATACATTGTTTGAATTTAATAGATCAATTCAAAACAAACAAGCTTCAGAACTTATAAGTACAGTAACTCTTGTAGATCCTATTGAATATTTAAATGAAAGAAATAGAACTAAAAAAATTCTTACTTTAAATGAAGTTGTTTCTTTAAACCACTCTTCACCAATCTTTGAACCAATTTATGATTTAAAACAAAGAGATTTTGGTTACCAATATATAAATCACATGGTAGAAGGAATTGAAATAGATTCAAACTTATTTAAAGAACAAAAAAATTTGATAAGTGAGTTTGGACTAACAACAATCTTTACTCGTTTCTTAGCATTGAGTGGGATTAAATCAATTTATAGAAACAAAATAAATGATGCTTATTCATTTATTGGTTATGATATAAGTTATTTATCAAAAAAAGATTTTGATATTCACGAGTTCTTATCAAAATTAAAATCTTATAAAATTAATTTAAGTAAATTAATTTTAACTTTTGACATTACAATTGAAGTTGATGATAGAGAAAGATTAGAAAAAAATATTCAATCCCTAAAAGAAAAAGGAATCAAAACTGCAATTCAAGAGTTTGGTTCAGAAAAAGCAGACTACAGTTTAATACCAATTTATAAACCAGAATATATTTTTATTGAAGGAAATGTTATTAAAAAAGTAAATTTAATTGAAGAAAATGCACAAATAGTTTCAAATGCAATTAAGATAGCTAAAAAAATAGATGCACAAGTTGTTGCAACTAAAGTAGATACATATATAATCTTTAAAGCATTGAAAGAAATGGGAATAGAATTATTTATGGGTCACTTAATTGGTTCGGGAGTTGAACCAAAATTAGAAGCACCAGCTGAACTTGGTTTCCTATTAAATAAATAG
- the mgtE gene encoding magnesium transporter — protein sequence MSPQVSIEELSEKIKTLLSENKVSELRELAEEYYPADMAEALSEFEDKDIIKALRFFLTEDSAEIFTFFDNEIQEEIIKNYSSEQVKELFEEIFTDDIVDILEEMPSNIVKKVLRASSSESRLQINKILKYEESTAGSIMSVEYTKIRINWTVGQAIELIKKEREETEEVSHFFVVDERNNLLGIVDLKNLFFSKPDTPIESIMDDRFIFSYTKADQEEVAEQFKKYDITILPILNSQNKLVGIITVDDVIDVIEEEATEDIHKLAGISPTEDAYFKTSVWKMVRSRSVWLLFLMISATLSQVVISAFIKIYGVHDGEVTEGGQITNITTIVTVLLTPLLTVISGTAGNAGSQASTMVVRALSLREVETKDFARVMWKEFRVAAITGVILVTVNFLRMIIIYAVQFKGNINQKELWYTIATLSIAMYLTLIVSKLIGGLLPILAKKVRLDPAVMAAPLLTTLVDALSTAIFFSVGLIFFSQFIF from the coding sequence ATGAGCCCACAAGTATCAATAGAAGAACTTAGTGAAAAAATTAAAACCTTATTATCTGAAAACAAGGTTTCAGAACTAAGGGAATTGGCAGAAGAATATTATCCTGCCGATATGGCAGAAGCTCTGTCAGAATTTGAAGACAAAGATATCATTAAAGCTTTAAGATTCTTTTTAACAGAAGATAGTGCTGAAATTTTCACTTTCTTTGATAATGAAATTCAAGAAGAAATAATTAAAAATTATTCTTCTGAACAAGTGAAAGAATTATTTGAAGAAATCTTTACAGATGACATCGTAGATATTTTAGAAGAAATGCCAAGTAACATTGTAAAAAAAGTTTTAAGAGCATCTTCGTCAGAATCAAGATTACAAATTAATAAAATATTAAAGTATGAAGAATCAACAGCTGGAAGTATCATGTCTGTTGAATATACAAAAATTAGAATTAATTGAACAGTTGGACAAGCGATTGAATTAATAAAAAAAGAAAGAGAAGAAACTGAAGAAGTAAGTCACTTCTTTGTAGTGGATGAAAGAAATAACTTGCTTGGAATTGTCGACTTAAAAAATTTATTCTTCTCAAAACCAGATACTCCAATAGAATCAATTATGGATGATAGATTTATTTTCTCTTATACAAAAGCTGATCAAGAAGAAGTAGCTGAACAATTTAAAAAATATGATATTACAATATTGCCAATTTTAAATAGTCAAAATAAATTAGTAGGTATTATTACTGTTGATGACGTAATTGATGTTATTGAAGAAGAGGCAACAGAAGATATTCATAAACTTGCAGGGATTAGTCCAACTGAAGATGCCTATTTTAAAACAAGTGTTTGAAAAATGGTTAGATCTAGAAGTGTGTGGTTATTATTCTTAATGATATCTGCAACACTTTCACAAGTTGTTATTTCAGCTTTCATAAAAATTTATGGTGTTCATGATGGTGAAGTAACTGAAGGGGGACAAATAACAAACATAACAACTATTGTAACTGTATTGTTAACCCCTCTGCTAACAGTTATTTCTGGAACAGCTGGTAATGCTGGAAGTCAAGCATCCACTATGGTTGTTCGTGCCCTATCTTTAAGAGAAGTTGAAACGAAAGACTTTGCTCGAGTAATGTGAAAAGAATTTAGAGTAGCTGCAATTACAGGAGTAATTCTTGTAACAGTAAACTTCTTAAGGATGATAATAATTTATGCAGTTCAATTTAAAGGTAATATAAATCAAAAAGAACTTTGATATACAATAGCTACACTTTCTATTGCTATGTATTTAACTTTAATTGTTTCAAAATTAATTGGTGGTTTACTTCCGATTTTAGCAAAAAAAGTAAGATTAGATCCAGCAGTAATGGCAGCGCCATTACTTACAACTTTGGTAGATGCTCTTTCAACAGCAATATTCTTCTCAGTGGGGTTAATCTTCTTTAGTCAATTTATTTTTTAG
- the trmB gene encoding tRNA (guanosine(46)-N7)-methyltransferase TrmB → MRLRNKNWTKDYIEENSQYMINTNEKINPEKCFENKGKYFLEIGCGKGQFSIQNALKYSQNNYIAMEKETTVIGVALKKAINTFEGEFKNLKFLNKFAENLLDIFEPKSFDTIFLNFSDPWPKSKHYKKRLTYISFLEIYHQLLKDDGYIEIKTDNDKLYEFSLEEIEKSKFELIMNTNDLYSSEKLLENNIPTEYEQKFHSMGKNINKIILKKVVND, encoded by the coding sequence ATGAGATTAAGAAATAAAAATTGAACCAAAGATTATATTGAAGAAAATAGTCAATATATGATTAATACAAATGAAAAAATAAATCCTGAAAAATGTTTTGAAAATAAAGGTAAATACTTTTTAGAAATTGGTTGTGGTAAAGGACAATTCAGTATTCAAAATGCTTTAAAGTATAGTCAAAATAATTATATTGCAATGGAAAAAGAGACAACAGTAATTGGTGTTGCTCTTAAAAAAGCTATTAATACTTTTGAAGGTGAATTTAAAAATTTAAAATTTTTAAATAAGTTTGCAGAAAACTTGTTAGATATTTTTGAACCAAAATCTTTTGACACAATATTTTTAAATTTTTCAGATCCTTGACCTAAATCTAAACATTATAAAAAAAGATTGACTTACATTTCTTTTCTAGAAATTTACCATCAACTTTTAAAAGATGATGGATATATAGAAATCAAAACAGACAATGATAAGTTATATGAATTTAGTTTAGAAGAAATTGAAAAGTCTAAGTTTGAATTAATTATGAACACAAATGATTTGTACAGTTCAGAAAAGTTATTAGAAAATAATATACCAACAGAGTACGAACAAAAGTTTCACTCTATGGGTAAAAACATAAATAAAATTATATTAAAAAAAGTAGTGAACGATTAA